The segment TTGCGTCAGTGACAGCAAACGCTTCTGGACCATTACCTTTCCGCTTCTCGCTCCAACCGGATTTTTCCTGCTGGTGATTAACCTCACCTACGCATTCTTCGACACCTTTGGCGTTATTGACACTTTGACAGATGGCGGCCCCGGAGGCTCAACCACTTCGCTGGTTTACAAAGTCTACCGTGACGGCTTTGTTGGCGCAGATTTAGGCGGCAGCTCAGCACAATCTGTGGTGCTGTTACTACTGGTATTGGCATTGACCTTTATACAGTTCCGTTTTGTTGAAAAGCGCGTGCATTACTAAGGGAAACCGATGAAAAGTAATTCTCTCTCCGATCATTTGATATTGATTCTTGGCGCTCTGTTTATGCTGGTGCCGTTATGGTTGATTTTTGCCAGTTCAACCCATGAACCTAACGTGCTGGTAAGCCAAGGCCTGCAATGGGATATCGGCAACAACCTGTCAGCTGTGTATAGCGAAGCGTGGAACAAAAGCCTTGGTTTTACTGGTGATGTCACTGCAAAAACCATGATCTTCAACTCCGTCATCATGGGGCTTGGTTTTGCTATCGGTAAAATCATCATTTCAATGATGGCGGCTTATGCTCTGGTCTATTTCCGCCTGCCTTATGCAAGTGCATGGTTTTGGCTGATATTTGTCACCCTGCTTCTGCCGCTCGAAGTTCGAATCATTCCCTCTTATGAGGTGGTATCGAGCTTAGGCATGCTCAATAGTTATTCAGGATTAATCCTGCCTCTAATTGCTTCAGCCACGGCGACTTTTTTCTTTCGTCAGTTTTTTAAAACCATTCCTGATGAACTGCTGGAGGCGGCGCAATTAGATAACGCAGGCCCAATTCGATTTTTTATCGATATCTTGTTTCCGCTATCGAAAACCATGATGACCGCCATCTTCATCATCATGTTTGTTGTGGGTTGGAACCAGTACTTGTGGCCAATCATGATGACCACAGATGAGCAGTACAACACCATAGTTATGGGCATCAAACAGATTCTTAATAACATCAATGAAACCAATAGCCCAAGATACGACTATGCCTTTGCTATGGTCATTCTCGCTATGCTGCCACCTGTATTGGTTGTGGTGATATTCCAACGTTGGTTCGTTAAAGGATTAATTGAAAGTGAAAAATAATAACTCAATGCATCTCGTACATAGCTCTGCGAGCATTAAGCAGGACAACGTAATGTTAGATATCAAACAATTAGTAAAAACATACGAAAATGGCCATCAAGCAGTGAAAGGCGTAGACCTTTCCATTAACGAAGGCGAGTTCTTGGTACTCGTGGGGCCATCTGGCTGTGGTAAGTCTTCGATCCTACGTTCAATTGCCGGTTTAGAAAGCATTAGCAGCGGTGAAATACATTTGGCTGGGCGTCGCGTGGATACAGAAAAACCAGCAAAACGCGATATTGCAATGGTCTTCCAGAACTACGCGCTTTATCCGCACATGAGTGTATACAACAACTTAGCCTATGGTTTGAAGAATCGCGGCGTTGATAAAAGCACCATAGATGAGAAAATTCAAAAAGTTGCTAAGACACTCAAA is part of the Vibrio diazotrophicus genome and harbors:
- the ugpE gene encoding sn-glycerol-3-phosphate ABC transporter permease UgpE, whose amino-acid sequence is MKSNSLSDHLILILGALFMLVPLWLIFASSTHEPNVLVSQGLQWDIGNNLSAVYSEAWNKSLGFTGDVTAKTMIFNSVIMGLGFAIGKIIISMMAAYALVYFRLPYASAWFWLIFVTLLLPLEVRIIPSYEVVSSLGMLNSYSGLILPLIASATATFFFRQFFKTIPDELLEAAQLDNAGPIRFFIDILFPLSKTMMTAIFIIMFVVGWNQYLWPIMMTTDEQYNTIVMGIKQILNNINETNSPRYDYAFAMVILAMLPPVLVVVIFQRWFVKGLIESEK